Proteins co-encoded in one Arthrobacter globiformis genomic window:
- a CDS encoding quinone oxidoreductase family protein, with protein MTHAIVARQPGGPEVLEFTEIDRPVPGPGQLLVKVAATGVNFIETYQRSGTYKVSYPFTPGSEAAGVVEEVGEGVEDYAVGSRVATAEGAGCYAGYIVLDAAKALPVPDGVDDHTAAALPLQGMTAHYLINSSFRVEPGHNVLVHAGAGGVGLLLIQLLKARGARVITTVSKDEKESLARGAGADEVLPYDGFADAVRDLTHGAGVNVVYDGVGKDTFDGSLASLRTRGSLVLFGAASGPVPPVDPQRLNAGGSLTLTRPSLAHFLGNPQERLWRSTEIFGAAADGSLNVRIGATYPLAEAGRAHEDLEGRRTTGKVLLVP; from the coding sequence ATGACGCACGCCATCGTCGCCCGGCAGCCGGGTGGACCGGAGGTTCTGGAATTCACGGAGATCGACCGCCCAGTCCCCGGACCTGGCCAGCTGCTGGTGAAAGTAGCGGCAACGGGCGTCAATTTCATTGAGACTTACCAGCGCAGCGGCACCTACAAGGTGTCCTACCCCTTCACACCCGGATCGGAAGCTGCCGGCGTCGTCGAGGAAGTCGGTGAAGGGGTGGAGGATTACGCCGTCGGAAGCCGCGTGGCGACGGCCGAAGGTGCCGGGTGCTACGCCGGGTACATCGTGTTGGACGCCGCGAAGGCCCTGCCCGTCCCGGACGGCGTCGACGATCACACGGCCGCGGCGCTCCCCCTCCAGGGCATGACAGCCCATTACCTCATCAACTCCTCGTTCCGCGTTGAACCCGGGCACAACGTGCTGGTCCACGCCGGCGCCGGCGGGGTGGGCCTGCTGCTGATCCAGCTCCTGAAGGCCCGCGGCGCCCGCGTCATCACCACCGTGTCCAAGGACGAGAAGGAATCCCTGGCCCGCGGTGCAGGCGCTGACGAGGTGCTGCCCTACGACGGCTTCGCCGACGCCGTCCGGGACCTGACTCACGGCGCCGGCGTGAACGTGGTTTACGACGGCGTTGGGAAGGACACGTTCGACGGTTCGCTGGCCAGCCTGCGCACCCGGGGCTCGCTGGTGCTCTTCGGCGCAGCGTCCGGACCCGTTCCGCCGGTGGACCCGCAGCGCCTCAATGCCGGCGGCTCACTGACCCTCACGCGCCCGTCGCTCGCCCACTTCCTCGGCAACCCGCAGGAACGGCTCTGGCGCTCCACGGAAATCTTCGGCGCCGCGGCCGATGGCAGCCTCAACGTCCGCATCGGCGCCACCTACCCGCTGGCCGAGGCAGGCCGGGCCCACGAGGACCTCGAAGGCCGGCGCACCACGGGCAAGGTTCTGCTGGTCCCCTAG
- a CDS encoding acetylornithine transaminase — MSNFEQSALVEQSPVVELVETKGHSSGADWLARYSSSLMGVFGTPQRVLVRGAGCLVWDADGKEYLDLLGGIAVNALGHAHPFVTSVISSQLATLGHVSNFFTSPTQIALAEKLLELSAAPAGSKVFFTNSGTEANEAAFKLARRNSGTEGGKPRTRIIALEGAFHGRTMGALALTAKEAYRAPFEPVPGGVEHIPFGDIEALRNAVDNTVAAVFLEPIQGEAGVRPLPAGYLKAARECTAEAGALLILDEVQTGIARTGKWLASEDAGIVPDAITLAKGLGGGFPIGALVTFGEKTSSLLSAGQHGTTFGGNPVATAAALATLHAIESQHVLDNVRVVGEHLRQALAAVDGVTEVRGEGLLIGFDLDADVAPAAVTAALDAGFIINSPGPRTIRLAPPLILTTEQADRFLAALPAILQTAKDAQ; from the coding sequence ATGAGCAACTTTGAACAATCGGCACTCGTTGAGCAGTCCCCGGTGGTAGAGCTGGTCGAAACCAAGGGCCACTCCAGCGGCGCCGACTGGCTGGCGCGCTACTCGTCGTCGCTGATGGGTGTCTTCGGCACGCCTCAGCGGGTGCTGGTCCGCGGCGCGGGCTGCCTCGTCTGGGACGCCGACGGCAAGGAGTACCTGGACCTCCTGGGCGGCATCGCCGTTAACGCGCTGGGCCACGCCCACCCATTCGTGACCTCGGTAATCTCCAGCCAGCTGGCCACCCTGGGGCACGTCTCCAACTTCTTCACCAGCCCCACGCAGATCGCCCTGGCCGAAAAGCTGCTGGAACTCAGTGCAGCGCCGGCCGGCTCGAAGGTGTTCTTCACCAACTCCGGCACCGAGGCCAACGAGGCAGCCTTCAAGCTGGCCCGCCGGAACTCCGGCACCGAAGGCGGCAAACCCCGCACACGGATCATCGCGCTCGAAGGCGCATTCCACGGCCGGACCATGGGCGCACTCGCGCTCACGGCCAAGGAGGCCTACCGTGCTCCCTTCGAGCCGGTGCCCGGCGGCGTCGAGCACATTCCGTTCGGGGACATCGAGGCCCTGCGCAACGCGGTGGACAACACCGTGGCTGCCGTCTTCCTGGAGCCGATCCAGGGCGAGGCGGGCGTCCGGCCCCTTCCGGCCGGTTACCTGAAGGCCGCCCGCGAGTGCACCGCCGAAGCCGGCGCCCTGCTGATCCTCGATGAGGTGCAGACCGGCATCGCACGCACGGGCAAGTGGCTGGCCAGCGAGGACGCCGGGATCGTGCCCGACGCCATCACCCTTGCCAAAGGCCTTGGCGGCGGTTTCCCGATCGGCGCGCTCGTCACGTTCGGTGAGAAGACGTCGTCCCTGCTCTCCGCAGGGCAGCACGGCACCACCTTCGGCGGCAACCCGGTGGCCACCGCTGCGGCTCTGGCCACGCTGCACGCGATCGAAAGCCAGCACGTGCTGGACAATGTCCGCGTGGTGGGTGAGCATCTCCGGCAGGCGCTGGCCGCCGTCGACGGCGTCACAGAGGTGCGCGGCGAGGGACTGTTGATCGGCTTCGACCTGGATGCCGACGTCGCCCCTGCCGCCGTGACCGCTGCCCTGGACGCCGGCTTCATCATCAACAGCCCTGGCCCGCGCACCATCCGTCTAGCCCCGCCGCTCATCCTGACCACCGAGCAGGCGGACCGTTTCCTGGCCGCCCTTCCGGCCATCCTGCAAACCGCAAAGGACGCACAGTGA
- the argC gene encoding N-acetyl-gamma-glutamyl-phosphate reductase: protein MTISVAVSGASGYAGGEVLRLLAGHPDVTIGAITAHSNAGSRLGELQPHLHGLASRILEETSVENLSGHDVVFLALPHGASAEIAAKLPEGTVVIDAGADHRLEDATAWEKFYGSDHAGTWPYGLPELPGQREKLKGANRIAVPGCYPTSALLALTPGFAGGLLEGNDVVIVSASGTSGAGKAAKVNLIGAEVMGSMSPYGVGGGHRHTPEIEQGLSNASGGPVTVSFTPTLAPMSRGILTTATARVKPGVGAEELRRAWAEAYDDEPFVHLLPEGQWPTTKSVQGSNHAAMQLAFDQHVGRVIVTCAIDNLTKGTAGGAVQSMNIALGLPETAGLNLQGVAP from the coding sequence ATGACTATTTCTGTTGCCGTTTCCGGCGCCAGCGGCTATGCCGGCGGCGAAGTCCTCCGCCTCCTGGCCGGCCATCCGGACGTCACCATCGGAGCCATCACGGCACACAGCAACGCCGGTTCCAGACTAGGCGAACTGCAGCCGCATCTCCATGGCCTGGCGAGCAGGATTCTCGAGGAGACCAGCGTGGAGAACCTGTCCGGGCACGACGTCGTGTTCCTCGCCCTCCCGCACGGGGCGTCTGCCGAGATCGCGGCCAAGCTCCCTGAAGGCACGGTGGTGATCGACGCCGGCGCGGACCACCGCCTGGAGGACGCCACCGCGTGGGAAAAGTTCTACGGTTCGGACCACGCCGGGACGTGGCCCTACGGCCTGCCTGAGCTGCCGGGCCAGCGCGAGAAACTCAAGGGCGCCAACCGGATCGCCGTCCCGGGCTGCTATCCGACGTCGGCGCTGCTCGCCCTCACGCCCGGCTTTGCCGGCGGCCTGCTCGAGGGGAACGACGTCGTCATCGTCTCCGCCTCCGGCACCTCCGGGGCCGGAAAGGCAGCAAAGGTGAACCTCATCGGCGCCGAGGTCATGGGGTCCATGAGCCCCTATGGCGTGGGCGGTGGCCACCGGCACACGCCGGAAATCGAGCAGGGCCTGTCCAACGCCTCCGGCGGGCCGGTGACAGTTTCCTTCACGCCCACCCTGGCGCCCATGAGCCGGGGCATCCTCACCACAGCCACCGCGCGGGTCAAGCCCGGCGTCGGTGCCGAGGAACTTCGCCGTGCCTGGGCGGAGGCGTATGACGACGAGCCGTTCGTCCACCTGCTGCCCGAAGGCCAGTGGCCCACCACCAAGTCCGTGCAGGGCTCCAACCATGCCGCCATGCAGCTTGCGTTCGACCAGCACGTCGGGCGCGTCATTGTCACGTGCGCCATCGACAACCTGACCAAAGGCACCGCCGGTGGAGCGGTGCAGTCCATGAACATTGCCCTTGGCCTGCCGGAGACCGCCGGCCTTAACCTGCAGGGAGTTGCCCCGTGA
- the argF gene encoding ornithine carbamoyltransferase, with protein sequence MTSTGTIRHFLKDTDLSPAEQAEVLELAGRMKAAPYSVQPFAAEGSGRKTVAVIFDKTSTRTRVSFATGVADMGGNALIINPGEAQIGHKESVEDTAKVLERMVSTIVWRTGAHSGLVAMAENSKVPVINALCDDYHPCQLLADLLTVKEHKGELKGLTMAYLGDAANNMANSYLLAGVTAGMHVRIAGPEGYLPAAGIVAAAQERASETGGSVLITTDAAEALKGADVVATDTWVSMGQEAEKEARMQLFREYSVDEAALGQAAADAVVLHCLPAYRGYEISAGVIDGPQSIVWDEAENRLHAQKGLMAWLMHQSGLAVVDGLRPLAGQA encoded by the coding sequence GTGACTTCCACCGGCACCATCCGCCACTTCCTCAAGGACACGGACCTCAGCCCTGCCGAGCAGGCGGAAGTCCTGGAACTCGCGGGCCGCATGAAGGCGGCGCCTTACAGCGTCCAGCCGTTCGCCGCCGAAGGCAGCGGCCGCAAGACCGTTGCAGTGATCTTCGACAAGACCTCCACCCGGACCAGGGTCTCCTTTGCCACCGGGGTGGCGGACATGGGCGGCAACGCCCTGATCATCAACCCGGGCGAGGCGCAGATCGGCCACAAGGAATCCGTCGAGGACACCGCCAAGGTCCTCGAGCGCATGGTTTCCACCATCGTGTGGCGGACCGGGGCGCACTCCGGCCTCGTCGCCATGGCTGAGAACTCAAAGGTTCCGGTCATCAACGCCCTGTGCGACGACTACCACCCCTGCCAGCTGCTGGCCGACCTGCTTACCGTCAAGGAGCACAAGGGCGAACTCAAGGGCCTCACCATGGCCTACCTCGGCGACGCCGCCAACAACATGGCCAACTCCTACCTGCTGGCTGGCGTCACCGCCGGCATGCACGTACGCATCGCCGGTCCCGAGGGCTACCTCCCCGCGGCCGGCATCGTGGCGGCCGCCCAGGAACGTGCCTCCGAGACCGGCGGATCCGTGCTCATCACGACCGACGCGGCGGAGGCACTCAAGGGGGCCGACGTCGTCGCCACCGACACCTGGGTCTCCATGGGCCAGGAAGCCGAAAAGGAAGCACGGATGCAGCTGTTCCGTGAATACTCCGTGGACGAGGCCGCGCTGGGGCAGGCCGCCGCGGACGCCGTCGTGCTGCACTGCCTTCCCGCCTACCGCGGCTACGAAATCTCGGCTGGCGTGATTGACGGCCCGCAGTCGATCGTGTGGGACGAGGCCGAAAACCGCCTGCACGCGCAGAAGGGGCTCATGGCCTGGCTCATGCACCAGTCCGGACTGGCCGTCGTCGACGGGCTGCGCCCCCTGGCAGGGCAGGCGTAG
- the pheT gene encoding phenylalanine--tRNA ligase subunit beta, translating to MRIPLSWLREFAQVPAGATAEDVMADLVKVGFEEEAVHRPTDALRGPVVVGQVLSLVKEPQSNGKTINWCQVRVVPEGQEQTLTGKGIDPSGVQGIVCGAHNFVEGDKVVVTLPGAVLPGDFHISARKTYGHMSAGMIASVRELGIGEDHDGILVLSRIGLDPEIGTDAMELLGLYDQAAEINVTPDRGYAFSIRGVAREYAHATGTEFTDPASKVNAPAVLSGGYGVKINDDAPIYGKPGCDRFVARTVRGVDATRPTPPWMTSRLRLAGIRSISLPVDISNYVMLELGQPLHFYDQDKLSGDIVVRRAVAGEKLTTLDGKERSLDAEDLLITDASGPIGVAGVMGGASTEVSDATTAVLIEAAHFEEVSIARSRRRHKLPSEASKRFERGVDWQVANVAAQRAVDLLVELAGGTADEAGTDVGTSPDPVTIALPAEFPAARIGIDFTEEQIVTSLEDLGAVLEKTGAGWTVTAPSWRNDLETKEDLSEEVARLVGYDQIPATLPVAPPGRGLTRVQQQRRRLVQALADAGLTEVLAYPFVSKAANDTFGVAEEGAPRTAVKLANPISEEHGYLRTSVLPGLLEVAKRNHSRGFRDLAVFEAGMVFLPGDTLGTPTIPPLGVKPSDEVLDALYDGVPDQPLHVAAVLTGHDSPAAAGHTPRLWDWADALDIARLAGDVLGVELVVTQGRHQAFHPGRAAQLSLRSGEVVGYAGELHPKLLAAHDVPARSVALELNADALFEAAADVVVARHISTFPVATQDVALVVPQDVPADDVLAALREGAGELLEDVALFDVYAGKGIEDGKKSLAFGLRFRATDRTLTADEASEARERAVATAAERFGAVQR from the coding sequence GTGCGTATCCCACTTTCCTGGCTGCGTGAATTCGCGCAGGTACCGGCCGGAGCCACGGCCGAAGACGTCATGGCGGACCTCGTCAAGGTCGGCTTTGAAGAGGAAGCGGTCCACCGCCCCACGGACGCCCTGCGCGGACCCGTCGTGGTGGGCCAGGTCCTGAGCCTGGTCAAGGAACCGCAGTCCAACGGCAAGACCATCAACTGGTGCCAGGTCCGCGTCGTCCCCGAGGGGCAGGAGCAGACCCTCACGGGCAAGGGCATTGATCCGTCCGGCGTGCAGGGCATCGTCTGCGGCGCCCACAACTTCGTTGAGGGCGACAAAGTGGTGGTCACCCTGCCAGGCGCCGTCCTGCCCGGCGACTTCCACATCTCGGCACGGAAGACCTACGGCCACATGTCTGCGGGCATGATCGCCTCGGTCCGCGAACTGGGCATCGGCGAGGACCACGACGGCATCCTGGTGCTTTCCCGGATCGGCCTGGACCCCGAGATAGGGACCGACGCCATGGAACTGCTGGGCCTCTACGACCAGGCCGCCGAAATCAACGTGACCCCGGACCGCGGCTACGCCTTCTCGATCCGCGGCGTGGCACGCGAATACGCCCACGCCACCGGCACGGAATTCACCGATCCCGCGTCGAAGGTCAACGCGCCGGCTGTCCTCTCCGGAGGCTACGGCGTCAAGATCAACGACGACGCGCCGATCTACGGCAAGCCCGGCTGCGACCGCTTCGTGGCGCGCACCGTCCGCGGCGTGGACGCCACCAGGCCCACGCCGCCGTGGATGACTTCCCGGCTTAGGTTGGCCGGGATCCGGTCCATCTCCCTGCCGGTGGACATCTCGAACTATGTGATGCTCGAACTCGGCCAGCCGCTGCACTTCTATGACCAGGACAAGCTGTCCGGCGACATCGTGGTGCGCAGGGCTGTGGCGGGGGAGAAGCTGACCACCCTCGACGGCAAGGAGCGCTCGCTTGACGCCGAGGACCTGCTGATCACCGACGCCTCCGGCCCCATCGGCGTCGCCGGCGTCATGGGCGGCGCGTCCACCGAGGTCTCCGACGCCACCACGGCTGTGCTGATCGAAGCGGCCCACTTCGAGGAAGTTTCCATTGCCCGCTCGCGCCGGCGCCACAAGCTCCCGTCCGAAGCCTCCAAGCGCTTCGAACGCGGTGTGGACTGGCAGGTTGCGAACGTCGCGGCCCAGCGCGCCGTGGATCTTCTCGTGGAACTCGCCGGCGGGACCGCCGATGAGGCGGGCACCGACGTCGGCACCTCGCCGGATCCGGTGACGATCGCGCTGCCGGCGGAATTCCCCGCCGCCCGGATCGGCATCGACTTCACCGAAGAGCAGATCGTCACGTCCCTTGAGGACCTCGGTGCCGTACTGGAAAAGACCGGCGCCGGCTGGACCGTCACCGCGCCGAGCTGGCGCAACGACCTGGAAACCAAAGAGGACCTCTCCGAGGAGGTAGCCCGCCTCGTCGGCTACGACCAGATCCCAGCGACCCTGCCGGTGGCGCCTCCCGGCCGCGGCCTGACCCGCGTGCAGCAGCAGCGCCGCCGCCTGGTCCAGGCCCTGGCGGATGCCGGCCTGACCGAGGTCCTGGCCTACCCCTTCGTGTCGAAGGCCGCCAACGACACGTTTGGCGTGGCCGAGGAGGGTGCACCCCGGACTGCGGTCAAGCTTGCCAACCCGATCAGCGAAGAGCACGGATACCTGCGCACTTCGGTGCTGCCGGGCCTGCTGGAGGTCGCCAAGCGCAACCACTCCCGCGGCTTCCGCGACCTCGCCGTCTTCGAAGCCGGCATGGTGTTCCTGCCCGGCGACACCCTGGGCACGCCGACCATTCCTCCGTTGGGCGTCAAGCCAAGCGATGAGGTGCTGGACGCGCTGTACGACGGCGTTCCGGACCAGCCGCTGCACGTCGCCGCTGTCCTCACCGGCCATGACTCGCCCGCCGCTGCCGGCCACACGCCGCGGCTGTGGGACTGGGCAGACGCCCTGGACATCGCCCGCCTGGCCGGTGACGTCCTTGGGGTGGAGCTTGTGGTCACCCAAGGCCGGCACCAGGCCTTCCACCCGGGCCGCGCCGCGCAGCTTTCCCTGCGCTCCGGCGAGGTCGTGGGATACGCCGGCGAGCTGCACCCCAAGCTCCTGGCTGCGCACGACGTGCCGGCGCGGTCGGTCGCGCTGGAACTCAACGCGGACGCCCTCTTCGAGGCGGCGGCCGACGTCGTGGTGGCCCGCCACATCTCCACCTTCCCGGTGGCCACGCAGGACGTGGCACTCGTGGTGCCGCAGGACGTCCCCGCCGACGACGTGCTGGCAGCGTTGCGTGAAGGCGCCGGTGAGCTGCTCGAGGACGTCGCCCTGTTCGACGTCTACGCGGGGAAGGGGATCGAGGACGGCAAGAAGTCCCTCGCCTTCGGCCTGCGGTTCCGCGCAACCGACCGGACACTGACGGCCGACGAGGCGTCGGAGGCGCGGGAGCGCGCCGTCGCCACCGCGGCCGAGCGGTTTGGTGCCGTCCAGCGCTAG
- the argB gene encoding acetylglutamate kinase: protein MNTQTRESTSMSDAQDKAGTLIEALPWIQRFAGTTMVIKYGGNAMVNDDLRRAFAEDVVFLHHVGIHPVVVHGGGPQINSMLGRLGIESEFKGGLRVTTPEAMDVVRMVLTGQVGRELVGLINSHGPYAVGMSGEDGGLLRAVRTGTVVDGEEVDLGLVGEVVGVDPAGIVDILDAGRIPVISTVAPEISEDGSTTGQVLNVNADTAAAAVASALGASKLVILTDVEGLYANWPDKSSLISSVTASELREMLPRLESGMIPKMAACLKAVDDGVERAHIVDGRLPHSMLLETFTTAGIGTQVVPDEEVNA from the coding sequence ATGAACACCCAGACCCGCGAGTCAACGTCCATGAGTGATGCCCAAGACAAGGCCGGCACACTCATCGAAGCCCTGCCGTGGATCCAGCGCTTCGCCGGAACCACCATGGTGATCAAGTACGGCGGCAACGCCATGGTCAACGACGATCTGCGCCGCGCCTTCGCCGAGGACGTCGTGTTCCTCCACCACGTGGGCATCCACCCCGTGGTGGTGCACGGCGGCGGCCCGCAGATCAACTCGATGCTGGGAAGGCTCGGCATCGAGTCGGAATTCAAGGGCGGCCTGCGCGTCACCACGCCCGAGGCGATGGACGTGGTGCGCATGGTCCTCACCGGACAGGTGGGCCGTGAACTGGTGGGCCTGATCAACTCGCACGGGCCCTACGCCGTCGGCATGTCCGGTGAAGACGGCGGCCTCTTGCGCGCCGTCCGCACCGGCACCGTGGTTGACGGCGAGGAGGTGGACCTCGGGCTCGTTGGCGAGGTGGTCGGAGTGGACCCCGCCGGCATCGTGGACATTCTCGACGCCGGCCGGATCCCCGTGATCTCCACCGTCGCCCCGGAGATATCCGAAGACGGTAGCACCACCGGACAGGTGCTCAACGTCAACGCAGACACGGCGGCGGCCGCCGTCGCGTCGGCCCTTGGCGCCTCCAAACTTGTCATCCTCACTGACGTCGAGGGCCTTTACGCGAACTGGCCGGACAAGTCATCGCTCATCTCGTCGGTGACTGCTTCGGAGCTGCGGGAGATGCTGCCGCGCCTTGAGTCCGGGATGATCCCCAAGATGGCGGCCTGCCTGAAAGCCGTTGACGACGGCGTCGAACGCGCACACATCGTGGACGGCCGGCTGCCGCACTCGATGCTCCTGGAAACCTTCACGACCGCCGGCATCGGCACCCAGGTGGTCCCGGACGAGGAAGTGAACGCATGA
- the argJ gene encoding bifunctional glutamate N-acetyltransferase/amino-acid acetyltransferase ArgJ codes for MTVTAPKGFRASGVTAGLKASGNPDLALVVNDGPSKAAAAVFTSNRVAAAPVHWSRQVVSDGRVDAVILNSGGANACTGPQGFQNTHTTAEKTAEALGLSATDVFVCSTGLIGEQLPMDKIVPGIDAAAAALRADGGPEAATAIMTTDTVSKQAVFNGADAEGNEFTIGGIAKGAGMLAPGLATMLVVLTTDADVQPEMLDLVLRDATRVTFDRADSDGCMSTNDTVVLLASGASKAVPSADTFGQGLTQVCAELARKLIGDAEGASHDIAIRTFNAATERDAETVSRAVARSNLFKAAIFGKDPNWGRVLSAVGTTDAMFEPDQLNVSMNGIQICQNGGIGQDRKLVDLEPREVLVEIDLQAGGAEATIWTNDLTHDYVHENSAYSS; via the coding sequence GTGACCGTTACCGCCCCCAAGGGATTCCGCGCCTCAGGCGTCACTGCCGGACTCAAGGCCTCAGGAAACCCGGACCTCGCCCTCGTGGTCAACGACGGACCGTCCAAGGCGGCAGCCGCGGTCTTCACCTCCAATCGGGTTGCCGCGGCCCCTGTCCACTGGTCACGCCAGGTGGTCTCGGACGGCCGCGTCGACGCTGTGATCCTCAACTCCGGCGGCGCCAACGCCTGCACCGGCCCGCAGGGCTTCCAGAACACGCACACGACGGCCGAGAAAACGGCCGAGGCACTGGGACTGTCCGCCACCGACGTCTTTGTCTGTTCCACCGGCCTGATCGGCGAGCAGCTGCCCATGGACAAGATTGTCCCCGGCATCGACGCTGCGGCCGCCGCCCTGCGCGCCGACGGCGGTCCCGAAGCGGCCACTGCCATCATGACCACCGACACGGTGTCCAAGCAGGCGGTCTTCAACGGCGCCGACGCCGAAGGAAATGAATTCACCATCGGCGGCATCGCCAAGGGCGCCGGCATGCTGGCACCCGGACTCGCCACCATGCTGGTGGTGCTCACCACCGATGCCGACGTGCAGCCGGAAATGCTCGATCTCGTCCTCCGCGACGCCACGCGGGTCACCTTTGACCGGGCCGACTCCGATGGCTGCATGTCCACCAACGACACCGTGGTGCTGCTCGCCTCCGGCGCTTCCAAGGCCGTTCCGTCAGCCGACACCTTCGGCCAGGGCCTTACCCAGGTCTGCGCCGAGCTGGCCCGCAAGCTGATCGGCGACGCCGAGGGTGCCAGCCACGACATCGCGATCCGGACGTTCAACGCGGCCACCGAGCGCGACGCCGAAACCGTCAGCCGCGCCGTGGCCCGCTCCAACCTCTTCAAGGCCGCCATTTTCGGCAAGGACCCCAACTGGGGCCGGGTGCTCTCCGCCGTGGGAACCACCGACGCCATGTTCGAACCGGACCAGCTCAACGTGTCCATGAACGGCATCCAGATCTGCCAGAACGGCGGCATCGGCCAGGACCGCAAGCTCGTGGACCTGGAACCACGAGAGGTGCTCGTGGAGATTGACCTGCAGGCCGGCGGGGCGGAAGCCACCATCTGGACCAACGACCTTACGCACGACTACGTCCACGAGAACAGCGCCTACTCAAGCTAG
- a CDS encoding arginine repressor, with the protein MSVPAPSPGASPATKTARQARITAILTGESVRSQAELAALLADDGVQVTQATLSRDLVELGAVRVRGKEGVLVYAVPGEGGERAAKSGVSQEILDARLARLCGELLVTAEASANLVVLRTPPGAANFLALAIDHSVMPSILGTIAGDDTVLLVARDPLGGPELAARFLQLAEEAGQ; encoded by the coding sequence TTGTCCGTCCCCGCACCCTCGCCCGGGGCGAGCCCGGCCACCAAGACCGCCCGCCAGGCGCGGATCACCGCGATCCTGACCGGCGAATCGGTGCGTTCCCAGGCCGAGCTTGCGGCATTGCTCGCGGACGACGGCGTACAGGTCACCCAGGCCACGCTGTCGCGTGACCTCGTGGAGCTTGGTGCCGTCCGCGTCCGGGGCAAGGAAGGCGTGCTGGTGTACGCCGTTCCCGGTGAAGGCGGGGAGCGGGCGGCCAAGAGCGGGGTCAGCCAGGAAATCCTGGATGCCAGGCTGGCGCGGCTGTGTGGGGAGCTACTGGTCACGGCCGAGGCATCAGCCAACCTCGTGGTGCTCAGGACCCCGCCGGGCGCGGCGAACTTCCTCGCCCTCGCCATCGACCATTCCGTAATGCCCTCGATCCTGGGCACCATCGCCGGGGACGACACCGTGCTGCTCGTGGCACGGGATCCGCTGGGCGGGCCGGAACTGGCTGCCCGGTTCCTGCAGCTCGCCGAGGAAGCCGGCCAGTAG
- a CDS encoding fatty acid desaturase family protein translates to MAPTITSERPQPRIRQASRVQRPNPVTQSYSDLLKSVRAAGLLERRQGFYITVFATLAALMAAVWFGFALIGQSWFQLLIAAALGIICTQLSFLAHEAGHRQIFASRRANDWSARLLATSVAGVSYSWWEQKHGAHHNHPNVISKDPDIAPGAIVFHTEAAAKRQGRLALLTRKQGWLFFPLLFLVGLGLQIDSVRFIFRRAKVTHRWVELPILLTRLSILPVLAFSFLPLGMAAAFIGVQLAVFGFYMGASFAPNHKGMPVLPADSRVDFLSRQVLTSRNISGGRFMDILLGGLNRQVEHHLFPDMARPQLHKATAIVRQHCDTQGIPFTETTLAASFGIIVRYLNEVGLAAGRHFECPMAAVSRRY, encoded by the coding sequence ATGGCCCCCACTATCACTTCCGAGCGCCCACAACCGCGTATTCGCCAAGCAAGCAGAGTGCAGAGGCCGAACCCTGTAACTCAGAGCTACTCTGATCTGCTCAAGTCCGTGCGGGCAGCCGGACTCCTGGAGCGGCGCCAGGGCTTCTACATCACCGTCTTCGCCACGCTGGCTGCACTCATGGCAGCGGTGTGGTTCGGTTTCGCGCTGATCGGCCAGAGCTGGTTCCAGCTCCTCATCGCCGCGGCGCTCGGCATCATTTGCACGCAGCTGAGCTTTCTGGCCCACGAGGCCGGCCACCGCCAGATATTCGCCTCCCGGCGGGCCAACGACTGGTCCGCACGGCTCCTGGCCACATCCGTCGCCGGCGTCAGCTACTCGTGGTGGGAGCAGAAACACGGGGCACACCACAACCACCCGAACGTCATATCCAAGGACCCTGACATCGCACCCGGTGCCATCGTGTTCCACACGGAAGCCGCGGCCAAACGGCAGGGCCGGCTGGCGCTGCTGACGCGCAAGCAAGGCTGGCTGTTCTTCCCCCTGCTGTTCCTTGTGGGCCTCGGCCTGCAGATAGATTCGGTGCGCTTCATCTTCCGGCGCGCCAAGGTCACGCACCGCTGGGTGGAACTGCCTATCCTGCTGACCCGCCTCAGCATCCTGCCTGTGCTGGCGTTTTCATTCCTGCCGCTGGGCATGGCTGCCGCCTTCATCGGCGTGCAGTTGGCTGTTTTCGGCTTCTACATGGGTGCGTCCTTTGCGCCCAACCACAAGGGCATGCCGGTCCTTCCGGCAGACAGCCGCGTCGACTTCCTCAGCCGTCAGGTCCTTACATCACGCAACATTTCCGGCGGCCGGTTCATGGATATCCTGCTCGGCGGCCTGAACCGCCAGGTGGAGCACCACCTCTTCCCCGACATGGCCCGGCCCCAGCTGCACAAGGCAACGGCGATTGTGCGCCAGCACTGCGACACACAGGGGATCCCTTTCACGGAGACCACCTTGGCGGCGTCGTTCGGGATCATCGTCCGGTACCTCAACGAGGTGGGGCTCGCTGCGGGACGCCACTTCGAATGCCCCATGGCAGCGGTCTCCCGGCGTTACTAG